From Suncus etruscus isolate mSunEtr1 chromosome 6, mSunEtr1.pri.cur, whole genome shotgun sequence, one genomic window encodes:
- the CCNG1 gene encoding cyclin-G1 yields the protein MIEVMTATDAQKLLHQLDVLLEQEWRCQPKVCGLRLIEASHDNGLRMTAQLRDFEVKDLLSLTQFFGFDTETFSLAVNLLDRFLSRMKVQPKHLGCVGLSCFYLAVKSVEDERNVPLANDLIRISQYRFTVSDLMRMEKIVLEKVCWKVRATTAFQFLQLYYSLLQENLSFERKSSLNFERLEAQLKACHCRIIFSKAKPSVLALSIIALEIQEQKCVELTEGVEYLQKHSKINGRDLTFWQELVSKCLTEYSSNKCSKPNVQKLKWIVSGRTARQLKHSFYRITHLPTIPELGP from the exons ATGATCGAGGTGATGACGGCCACGGACGCGCAGAAACTGCTGCACCAGCTGGACGTGCTGCTGGAGCAGGAGTGGCGCTGCCAGCCCAAGGTCTGCGGCCTGCGGCTCATCGAGGCCTCGCATGACAACGGCCTCCGCATGACCGCCCAGCTGCGGGACTTCGAAGTCAAGGACCTCCTGAGCCTCACCCAGTTCTTCGGCTTCGACACCGAGACCTTCTCTCTGGCCGTCAATCTGCTCGACCGGTTTCTGTCCCGGATGAAG GTACAACCCAAGCACCTTGGATGTGTTGGACTAAGCTGCTTTTATTTGGCTGTAAAATCAGTTGAAGATGAAAGGAATGTCCCACTGGCAAATGATTTGATCCGAATAAGTCAATATAGGTTCACAGTTTCAGACTTGATGAGAATGGAAAAGATTGTACTGGAGAAGGTGTGTTGGAAAGTCAGGGCAACCACTGCCTTTCAATTTTTGCAGCTCTACTATTCACTTCTTCAAGAGAACTTGTCCTTTGAAAG gAAAAGTAGCCTTAATTTTGAAAGATTAGAAGCTCAACTTAAGGCATGCCATTGCAGGATCATATTTTCTAAAGCAAAG CCTTCTGTATTGGCATTGTCTATCATTGCACTGGAGATCCAAGAACAAAAGTGTGTGGAGTTAACAGAAGGAGTAGAATATCTTCAGAAACATTCCAAG ATAAATGGCAGAGATCTAACCTTCTGGCAAGAACTTGTCTCCAAGTGTTTAACTGAATACTCATCAAACAAGTGTTCCAAGCCAAATGTTCAGAAGTTGAAATGGATTGTTTCTGGCCGTACTGCACGACAACTGAAGCATAGTTTCTACAGAATAACACATCTTCCAACCATCCCAGAACTGGGCCCTTAA